The Desulfofalx alkaliphila DSM 12257 genome contains a region encoding:
- a CDS encoding MFS transporter: MDTKPVAKSALWTRDFILICLVNLTLFLGFQMLMPTLPVFVAHLGGQESMVGLVVGIFTVAAVVVRPFVGRSLDTHGRKPLLFAGLVVFIIITLAYNWAGSILMLLVLRFLHGLGWGTSNTATGTVASDIIPKPRLGEGMGYFGLATTLSMAVAPALGLYIIYQYNFTVLFFSSAALAILSLALSTCIKNEVKRDPKEAAPKGFASMFEPQAFRPSLVLFFITLTYGAVVTFIALHAAEKGILNIGIFFTVYAVVLAVTRPLAGMLADRKGFDIVVIPGTLLIAVGMLILGIAEPLWMFLAAAVFYALGFGFAQPSLQAMTVYNLPPHRRGAANGTFFSAFDLGIGVGAVLWGVVSQLVGYGTMYMISAIPALLALLLYLMVGRQRKEE, from the coding sequence TTGGATACGAAGCCTGTTGCTAAATCTGCCCTGTGGACCCGTGACTTTATTTTAATTTGCTTAGTTAACTTGACTCTTTTCTTAGGTTTTCAAATGTTGATGCCCACCTTGCCGGTGTTTGTGGCACATTTGGGTGGGCAGGAATCTATGGTAGGTTTGGTGGTGGGCATTTTCACCGTGGCCGCCGTGGTGGTGAGACCCTTTGTTGGCCGGTCTCTGGACACACACGGCAGAAAACCCCTCTTGTTTGCGGGCTTGGTAGTATTTATTATCATTACCCTTGCCTACAACTGGGCCGGCTCCATATTAATGCTGCTGGTGCTGCGCTTTTTGCACGGTCTCGGTTGGGGCACCAGCAACACCGCCACAGGCACGGTGGCTTCGGATATTATACCCAAGCCCCGACTGGGTGAGGGTATGGGATATTTTGGGCTGGCCACAACACTGTCCATGGCGGTGGCCCCGGCCCTGGGCCTCTATATAATATATCAATACAACTTTACAGTATTGTTCTTTTCATCTGCCGCATTGGCCATTCTGTCCCTGGCACTGAGCACCTGTATTAAAAATGAAGTAAAAAGAGACCCCAAGGAAGCCGCTCCCAAGGGTTTTGCTTCAATGTTTGAACCACAGGCCTTTCGGCCTTCCTTGGTGCTGTTTTTTATAACTCTCACCTATGGTGCTGTAGTAACCTTTATAGCTCTTCATGCCGCAGAGAAGGGGATACTTAACATTGGAATATTCTTTACGGTGTATGCAGTGGTTTTGGCAGTAACCCGGCCGCTGGCCGGCATGCTGGCAGATCGCAAGGGATTTGATATAGTAGTGATACCAGGCACCCTGCTAATAGCTGTGGGTATGCTGATACTGGGTATTGCTGAACCGCTGTGGATGTTTTTAGCGGCTGCGGTATTTTATGCCTTGGGCTTTGGCTTTGCCCAGCCCAGCCTGCAAGCCATGACGGTTTATAATCTGCCTCCCCATCGGCGGGGTGCAGCCAATGGAACCTTTTTTTCGGCCTTTGACTTAGGTATTGGCGTGGGGGCGGTCTTGTGGGGCGTTGTGTCTCAGCTGGTGGGTTACGGCACCATGTACATGATTTCCGCCATACCGGCACTGTTGGCCTTGCTGCTGTACCTAATGGTGGGTAGGCAGAGAAAAGAAGAATAA